Genomic DNA from Haloplanus aerogenes:
TCGCCGTCGAGATACGCCCGGCAGTTCTCGCGGGCGCCCCGCACCATCTTCCGCTGAGCGTCGACGCCGACGACGCGCGCGCCGACCAGTCCCGCCTCGATGAGCGTCCCCCCGGTCCCGCACATCGGGTCGAGAATCGTCGCCCCCGGCTCCGCACCGGCGAGGTTGACGAGCGCGCGGGCGTCGAGGGGGTCCATGCTCCCCGGCTGGAAGAAGGGGCGGTCCGTGGGCCGGCGGTCGCCGTAGTCGCGGACGCTCTCGGCGACCAGCCAGCCCACGAGACAGGTGTCGTCGGCACAGCAGACGCGGAGTTCGTGGTCGGGGTCGTCGAGGTCGACAGTGAAGCCGCGGTCGACGAGCGCAGCCCCCAGTTCGCGTTCGAGGCGGCGGGTGTCGACCGCGGCAGTTCCCCGCACGTCGCGGGCGCGGACGGCGACGGTGCCGGAGCGATCCATCGTCGCCGCCTCGACGAGCGACCGCGCGGCGTCGACGCTCGCCGCACACCGACCGAGCAGGCGGCTGGCGCGGTGCGTGTAGGCGAGCGTCCGGAGGCGGTCGGCGTCGACGCCGCGGGCCGTGGCGAGACCGGGCGCGACCACGTCCACCGCCGACGCCGCACACGCCGCCTCCCGGGCCGCGAAGGCGTCGTCCTCGCCCGCGAGTTCGAGACCGTACACGCTCTCCCGTCCGACCGCCGGTGGCATGAGGGTACCGAACTGGGGTGGCGGAAGCTGTCGACAGTCTGCACCAACCTTTTTAAACCTTAAATACGACATTTAAACCGTCTCATGACCGATCCCAAGGAGACAATCAACATCGAGAACGTGGTGGCTTCTACCGGCATCGGACAGGAACTCGACCTCCAGAGCGTAGCGATGGACCTCGAAGGGGCGGATTACGACCCCGAGCAGTTTCCCGGACTGGTCTACCGGACCCAGAATCCGAAGTCGGCGGCGCTGATCTTTCGGTCGGGGAAAATCGTCTGTACCGGCGCGAAGTCGACCGCCGACGTTCACGAGAGCCTGCACATCGTCTTCGACAAGCTCCGCGAACTCAAGATCAACGTGGACGAGGACCCCGAAATCGTCGTCCAGAACATCGTCACGAGCGCCGATCTCGGTCGGAACCTGAACCTGAACGCCATCGCCATCGGTCTGGGGTTGGAAAACATCGAGTACGAACCCGAGCAGTTCCCCGGTCTCGTCTACCGACTCGACGACCCCGACGTGGTCGCGCTCCTCTTTGGCTCCGGCAAACTCGTCATCACGGGCGGCAAACAGCCCGAAGATGCCGAGGAAGCCGTCGACGTGATCGTCTCTCGCCTCGAAGAACTCGGCCTCCTGGGATAGTCAGCGGCCCCGATGGTCCCCTTGCAGACCGGCGTCGGGTCGGCGTCTCCCATCGCCGTCGCCGGCACCGCCGCGCTGTTCGCCCTCTTTCTCTCCCTC
This window encodes:
- a CDS encoding TIGR01177 family methyltransferase, translating into MYGLELAGEDDAFAAREAACAASAVDVVAPGLATARGVDADRLRTLAYTHRASRLLGRCAASVDAARSLVEAATMDRSGTVAVRARDVRGTAAVDTRRLERELGAALVDRGFTVDLDDPDHELRVCCADDTCLVGWLVAESVRDYGDRRPTDRPFFQPGSMDPLDARALVNLAGAEPGATILDPMCGTGGTLIEAGLVGARVVGVDAQRKMVRGARENCRAYLDGEYHLLRGDATSLPLRDDAVDGVVFDAPYGRQSKIARHSLTDLVGGALTEAARVAPQAVVVGDRPWAETAADAGWTVEETFERPVHRSLTRYVLLLRR
- a CDS encoding TATA-box-binding protein — encoded protein: MTDPKETINIENVVASTGIGQELDLQSVAMDLEGADYDPEQFPGLVYRTQNPKSAALIFRSGKIVCTGAKSTADVHESLHIVFDKLRELKINVDEDPEIVVQNIVTSADLGRNLNLNAIAIGLGLENIEYEPEQFPGLVYRLDDPDVVALLFGSGKLVITGGKQPEDAEEAVDVIVSRLEELGLLG